A part of Rhodothermales bacterium genomic DNA contains:
- a CDS encoding HAD family hydrolase: protein MSRFKAAFLDRDGTLNKEVEYLHRIEDFEWIPSAPQAIRRLNEAGILVLVVTNQAGVARGYYSEQDVGALHDHMRRELAKEGAHIDAFYYCPHHPDGTVAEYRRDSHRRKPATGMFEQGLGEWGLQAKNCVVVGDKNIDMKPGEMLGMTTILVQTGYGEVETETTEADHVTSDVATATDLILTL from the coding sequence ATGTCACGGTTTAAGGCCGCTTTCCTCGACCGCGATGGTACCCTGAACAAGGAAGTCGAGTACCTGCACCGGATCGAGGACTTCGAATGGATACCGTCGGCCCCGCAGGCGATTCGGCGACTCAATGAAGCCGGCATCCTCGTCCTGGTGGTGACGAATCAGGCAGGTGTTGCGCGTGGGTACTATTCGGAGCAAGACGTTGGCGCACTTCACGACCATATGCGCCGGGAGCTTGCGAAAGAGGGAGCCCACATAGACGCGTTCTACTATTGCCCCCATCATCCCGACGGAACGGTTGCCGAATACCGGCGGGACAGTCACCGCCGGAAACCTGCAACGGGCATGTTCGAACAGGGCCTCGGGGAATGGGGTCTCCAGGCGAAAAACTGCGTGGTGGTCGGAGACAAGAACATCGACATGAAGCCCGGGGAAATGCTCGGGATGACCACAATCCTTGTGCAGACGGGATACGGCGAAGTGGAGACGGAAACGACCGAGGCCGATCACGTGACATCTGACGTTGCAACGGCTACGGACCTGATCCTGACTCTTTAG
- a CDS encoding SIS domain-containing protein, whose product MTDTVRGYSAGDDAISWIKRQLDDAAAVHDAIRADVENLAAIATSIAGSLQNGGRVFFFGNGGSAADAQHWAAELSGRYYIDRPSLPAIALTTNSSQLTAIGNDYGFADVFARPLSGLATDGDVAVAISTSGTSENVLRAIDVAAKSGLTTIGFTGSGDNPMAGRCDFVVTIPSTDVARVQEGHEVCAHIIWSLVEQEIFGDQRTR is encoded by the coding sequence ATGACCGACACAGTCCGTGGCTATTCCGCAGGCGATGACGCCATCTCGTGGATCAAGCGTCAGCTCGACGACGCCGCTGCCGTCCATGATGCGATCAGGGCGGATGTCGAGAACCTCGCGGCCATAGCGACAAGCATTGCAGGGTCGCTTCAAAACGGAGGACGCGTCTTCTTCTTCGGCAACGGCGGCAGTGCCGCGGACGCGCAGCACTGGGCCGCAGAGTTGTCCGGGAGATACTACATCGACCGCCCCAGCCTGCCGGCTATCGCACTGACCACAAACTCGTCGCAGCTTACAGCCATCGGAAACGACTACGGCTTCGCCGACGTGTTCGCCCGCCCCTTGAGCGGACTTGCCACCGACGGAGACGTGGCGGTCGCGATTTCAACGAGCGGCACGTCCGAGAACGTACTCCGAGCGATCGATGTGGCCGCCAAATCCGGACTGACGACCATCGGTTTTACAGGCTCCGGCGACAACCCGATGGCCGGGCGCTGCGATTTCGTTGTAACCATTCCATCGACTGACGTCGCTCGCGTACAGGAGGGCCATGAAGTCTGCGCCCACATCATCTGGTCTCTCGTTGAACAAGAAATCTTCGGCGATCAACGCACTCGATAA
- a CDS encoding GHMP kinase has product MRISFAGGGSDVPPYVDERGGCVLNATINRYAYVTIAPNDSDVITLRSLDYGDSVSYNIGDDVPPYDYQMDLAKGVINRLKVGDLRHGFELFTHADCPPGSGLGASSTMVIALLAAFDRWLRLGLTRYETAKLAYEIERSDLGIQGGRQDQYAAAFGGINFMEFKRSETLVNPLRIPPEWISELEYSLVLAYTGKSRLSSDIIADQVKNYADKSSDAVDAVTETKALAEEMKRLLLLGQLSDFGRLLHEAWEIKKRLSQQISSPFIDNLYAAARSAGALGGKISGAGGGGFMYFFAEFDRRHQVMEALTSQGAEVVHFGFSDSGMQQWIL; this is encoded by the coding sequence CTGAGAATCAGCTTTGCAGGCGGCGGCTCGGACGTGCCTCCGTACGTCGATGAGCGGGGCGGGTGCGTGCTGAACGCGACGATCAATCGCTACGCGTACGTCACCATCGCCCCGAACGATTCCGACGTCATCACACTTAGATCGCTCGACTACGGCGACTCCGTCTCGTATAACATCGGCGACGACGTCCCTCCGTACGACTACCAGATGGACCTTGCCAAGGGCGTCATAAATCGGCTCAAAGTGGGCGACCTGCGTCACGGTTTCGAGTTGTTTACTCATGCAGACTGTCCGCCGGGGTCCGGCCTTGGAGCCTCGTCCACGATGGTCATCGCTCTGTTGGCTGCGTTCGATCGATGGCTCAGGCTGGGCCTGACCCGATACGAGACCGCGAAACTCGCGTATGAAATCGAACGATCCGATCTTGGAATTCAGGGAGGCCGCCAGGATCAGTACGCGGCGGCATTCGGCGGCATCAACTTCATGGAATTCAAGAGGAGCGAGACACTGGTTAATCCGCTTCGAATACCTCCGGAGTGGATCAGCGAACTCGAGTACTCACTCGTGCTCGCGTATACAGGGAAGAGTCGCCTGTCGTCCGACATCATTGCGGACCAGGTAAAGAATTACGCGGACAAATCGAGCGATGCGGTTGATGCGGTCACCGAGACGAAGGCCCTGGCGGAAGAAATGAAGCGGTTGTTGCTGCTTGGCCAACTCTCTGACTTTGGTCGGCTCCTGCATGAGGCGTGGGAGATAAAGAAGAGGCTGTCGCAGCAGATCTCAAGCCCGTTTATCGACAATCTCTATGCCGCGGCACGATCGGCGGGGGCTCTGGGCGGAAAGATATCGGGTGCCGGCGGTGGCGGCTTCATGTACTTCTTCGCGGAGTTCGACCGCAGACACCAGGTGATGGAAGCGTTGACATCGCAGGGTGCCGAAGTCGTACATTTCGGTTTCAGTGATTCGGGAATGCAGCAGTGGATTCTATGA
- a CDS encoding NTP transferase domain-containing protein, whose product MIDIPIVILCGGLGTRLKSVVRDVPKVLAEISGRPFLAHLLDRLRDHGAQEILLSTGYKSEMLEQFVDDRTDDGMQIRCIREDQPLGTGGALRFVSDEAKLTFPFVALNGDTFFSGDLEHLIRFHRESRAAGTLAVVEVPAADRYGTVEFDSSTGELTTFEEKASGSGPSWINAGAYVIERPILELVPEKRSVSLERDVLPAWVGRGLFACPFRQAQFLDIGTPDDYTRAQDLLG is encoded by the coding sequence GTGATTGATATTCCGATCGTTATCCTGTGCGGCGGGCTGGGAACGCGACTCAAGTCTGTCGTGCGTGACGTTCCGAAGGTTCTGGCAGAAATCAGCGGCCGCCCGTTTCTCGCTCACCTGTTGGATCGACTCCGCGACCACGGTGCGCAAGAGATTCTACTGAGCACCGGCTACAAATCAGAGATGCTAGAGCAGTTTGTTGATGATAGAACTGATGACGGGATGCAGATTCGCTGCATTCGGGAAGACCAGCCGCTTGGCACCGGCGGCGCGCTCCGATTCGTGAGTGACGAAGCGAAGCTGACGTTTCCGTTCGTCGCATTGAACGGCGATACCTTCTTTTCTGGTGACCTCGAGCATCTTATCCGCTTCCATCGGGAGAGCCGCGCTGCGGGTACACTGGCCGTCGTCGAGGTCCCAGCTGCGGATCGATATGGCACGGTAGAGTTTGACAGCAGCACTGGTGAACTCACCACCTTTGAGGAGAAAGCCTCAGGATCCGGACCATCGTGGATAAATGCCGGTGCCTATGTCATTGAGCGCCCGATTCTGGAATTAGTGCCGGAGAAACGCTCAGTGTCGCTCGAACGGGACGTCTTGCCAGCATGGGTAGGCCGCGGTCTGTTCGCATGTCCGTTTCGGCAGGCACAGTTTCTGGATATCGGGACGCCTGACGATTATACTCGGGCTCAGGATCTTCTCGGGTAG